GCTTCAAAGCCTGCCTTATAAACAGCATCAGCCGTGCATCCTTTACCAATTGGAGGCAGTCCGCCAGTTATAAGAGCTTGTTTGAGTCCTTTGGGAGCAAAACTCAAGTAGGTAACTGCACAAAATCCTCCGAAGCTCTGCACAATTATTGATCCAATATTCCAGTCACACCACCGACAATTTCAAGCATAACTAGCATCAGTATTAAGACTTCCATACATCATATGAGATGATAGTTTTCCTCAAAAGAGATTTTTAAATAATTTTCTAGAAAATATATAATCAAGATGAAAATTGAAAACATTGTTCCTGCAGTAGTTTTCTTTAACAACTTGTTGAGAGAATAGCACAATGAGCTTAAGGTGGAAAAACCAAATACAGGAAAGGGCAAAAACTATGTGACCTGTCCAAGTATTGTCCAAGGTCCAGCATCAGGGACAAGGCGTTTTCGGATGAACTCAGCATCATGTACTATATTATCAGCTCGGAAATGTCTCAAGTAGTTAGTCAAATCAGCAGCAGATTTCACTTGTGACATAGACGATGGTGTTAATGGTGTTGATAAACCTGTTCCTCTCTGCAGTAAAAGCATCAGCAGAAGGAATACAGAGAACTGCTTACTTCATTATGgttgtgagagagagagagagagagagtgcctGATCCATTAAAACTACACGGTACTCTTCACATGCCCTGCTCATCCATCCTCCAGCTTCAGTTGGTCTTGGACATTCAAAGCCTGGTCCACCTTGCAGATATAGTAGATATGGCAGAGGTTGTTCCTCCTTACCAACTGCAGTTTACTTGATAATCAGTAAAGAAAATATATTAACCAAAAACTGATCCTAAAAGaaaatattagttagttaatcaCTGACTAAGAgtcaattactccctccgttccagtTTATGTGACATGATCCAAAATACAAGGGTCAAACTGCCTAATCTTCGATGTGAATTTGGACATAGAATCTTCaagtttttgaaaaataatttacacaTTTAGagactacataaaaagtactataagtcggaatagttaacaattcaaaatatccAAAGGTATTTGAAAATTTTGTGGTCAACAAAAAACTTCTCAGACTCACCAAATAGTAACTGTGTCACATAAAGTGGAACAAAGGGAGTAGTACATATTAAGATATTTGGGTGGCCAGAACTTCAAGTCTTACTTTTTCCCTACAACCATGTTTTTGCATTTGTTAATGACAAGTTAGTCGTAGACAGGCAGAAAGAAGTGATTATAAGATAAGTATCTGTATATTATTCATAAGTGGTAGCATTCAGGTTAATTGATATCTCTCTCTTACCAAATTGTGACAGCATCTATGACTGACAGTTTTGGAACACAATTTTTGAACTAAAAACACAAAGGTTCATGCGAAACCTTTTATAGTGAATCTAACAATTAAATGAAGTTAACTTTTACGTTAGAAAGTAGTTGTATATATTTCTAGCTAGACTTCTAATGGCCTTCAACCTACCGCAACCCTCTCTTTTTTAACCAGGCTTGGGATCGGCAATGTGGGCAAGCTCCTTCACATGGCCAACCCATCCAGCTTGGGATTGAAGTGTAGTTGTTGAAATCTTACTATTATCCAGCaaccttctttttttcttttctttttttcctttttgtgacAAGTAATTAAGGTAACATGTTTCACTCACAAAATGTTACATGGGCCACACCTTTTCTTCCATAaattttctttcctcttcttATTTTTGAAACTCAATCAATAAATCATTGGTGATAACGTGTTCTCTCACTTCAGAATTTAACATACTATCATATTTCCAACTCTTACCATAATATGCATGCCGAGTCTAAAATGGAATTCAGATGAAGTGGGAGCAGAATTAGTTATGTTAAGACTGTGTAAAATTTGTACATCCTGTGCATAAATATCAAGAGAAAATAAGGGCAACACCTCTGCTCGATGTCCAAGCCTTGTCTTTTATAGATACAAGAAGAGAGTCAAAATATATTGTACGTGATCTCACTTCTCGTTGGAGACCACCACTTGGAGACGAACAGAAAAAGCAAAGATGGACATTCAATTTTATACAAAGGGTTTAAACTTGTTAAATAGTACAAGTTAGATCAAGCTTCACGAAATATTCAAAGCTCTTTCATTTGTCATTACTATTCACAGTAAGTTTTACGAACTGGATAGTCCAACAATAACACTAAGTGAATCAAATCTTCTGCCTTTAGACTAGCGCTGTTATCCCAAGGATGTGTCAAGCCATCCTAAGATAAGACCTATTTCCTCAAAAACAAAGTTCTACCAAACACTGCCTAAAAGGCTCAAAGAGGAATCTCACACAAATCAATACATAAGCGCGCTAACGCATAAGTTAACAGAACAAATGTGAAACAAGCATTTAGTTTTGAATCTAATAGCTTGAACAGTATTTGGAAAACTTCTCCCAGTACTTCCTATATCAGTTAAGCTGAAATTTAAAGCTTCTTTTATAAGCTAAATTAAATACGAATCAACACATAAGCAAGATAACTGTGCATAAGTCAACCGAACAAATGTGAATCCGTCAATCAACAACTACACCTCAATTCAAAATTAAGTCTAGACCCACTATATGAAGGATACTCGGTATCTATTTAAGATTTAGAATACATTCCTCGTACTTTATCCCTATGCATTACGAAGTCCAGTACTTAGATAGAGTTAAGTGAAACAAATGCAATGGGAACCAAATTAGAGTAATACCAGCAACGACTTCACGGGCAAACACGGTGATTTTAGGTGAAGTGTGATTGAGAGAGTAATCGAGAGGGACGTTGAATCGGTGATCACGTAATCGGAGATCGGGAACGGAGTACCAACCGCCGGCCACGTGTTCCGGCGGGGAGCTGCCGTCGATGGCGGCGGACATGGCGGCGGTTAGTTTTGGGAGTGAAGGGGTAGTAGTGGAGGAGTGGAAGTGGAGAAATGTTGTTCCGAGTGGAGATAGTGAAAATACGGTATGGAGATGGAGTGGGGGTTTTATCAATGATGAGTAGTGAAGTGCTCGCATTTTGACTTCCTAGTTGACTCGGTTGGTCACAACTCACAAGCAGTTCCACATCTCGAAAAAAGATAGTACTACGCATTTTATATTATTGAACTAATTGcctatttattattttatagcTTACAAATAAGAAAAAATTAGGTATTTACTGGACTCACACTTGctaaatttatttttataaatataaagaGAAAGATACAAGataatttttgataaaaactTATTTACCCCTGATATTTACATCAGATGGATCCGTCAAGTTAGATTATGTTTACTAGTAGTATTAAGTTCAATCTATTTAATTATTATATTTCCTTCAATTTCGACCAATTTTTACTTAAACTTGTTAAAAAGATATAGAATGCTCAAAAAAATTAGTACTAGTACATTATCATGTGTGTGAAAGGTACTCTCTCCgctccaaaataattgaggttttagatTTAGGCACGTGGATTAAGAAATTCACTTACTCCTAAAAATTAAGAGGTATATTGACTAAACTACCTTAATTAAGAGGGGTCCAAAACTAACATCACTCAAATATAAGACTTGTACTAAACCATTTTTTGTGCGGATTTCCCTTCgaaagcactggtctttaatttttgtccttcgccgaATATCtcaaggttttgggttcgaaccttAGCTcagttgagaaaaaaaaaagaatttcgcaaggcaaagttCCTGCAGAATTTtaaatgcaaaactctacctgcaggAAGAGTTTTAcattcaaaattctgcctgcaggtagagttttgcattcaaaattctgcctgaggcctaactttgctacaaaactctgctttgcgatttttttttctgAGCCAGGATTCGAAcctcaaacctcatggtattaggtgaggggcaaaaattaaagaccaccaatttgagaaacaaaaattaaagaccacccaaaataagggcattcttGCGGATTGCCCTTATCTGGATAACAAATAAAAAGGTTGGGCCATAACGGGTAAACTTGAAGCCCCATGAGTATTGGGTTGTAATTAATACTAATTAAAtagggaaaatgacctaataatactattTAAAACTCTATACTACAAAACATAAGgatatttttccttatttataaaacataccaacaaaattacaaagtatatcAGATTTGAGATTAATAGGATCCCACAATTTTAGgcttttttttaaggaaaaaaatctgattttaaatgtggGCTTAATCTAGAATAGTTAGAtagttaccaatcaacttcttcttcttttttaaaagatttttctctctctctctcttcctctccttGTATGATAGACATCATTTCTAGAActaaaattcatcttctctcctagaataaattttcaaaccaatattacaaagtatttttttattattgacctgtgtattaattgtatataaaaattaGTTTGTATCGTTTTGAGATTTGTGTGATCATTGAGTGTTTGAAAcctttatatattatataaaagGCAGCCTATATAAAATGTAGTTTTAAAAAACGTTGAcaactaatatatgtatgaaatgtgtatgaaaTCTGCTATATATCATTTAGTTATATGCGGTACAATGTGTATGAAATGCGAATAAATTCGATATGAATTAATGTATGAGATCTAGTTTGTATCAATCAGAAAACTTAttcatatatactttctcataatctatacatactttgatcagattttatacaatttatatgcacTTTAttataatcaaaatatacatacaacttttacacatatttcatacataaaaacTATAATGAATTTATATAGTTagacatattgcatacaaaaatttatacatattttttttctggtgtatgaactttgtatgaaATTTGGCTTGTATCAATTACAAATTTGTTATACAtatttctcaaaatttatacatactttgattatattttatacaatttaaatgtactttatcataatcaaaatacacatatgatttttatacatgttttatatatataaattataatgAATTTATACAGTCATACATATTGCAtaaaaaaattatacatatatgttttctgGTTATGAACTTTGTACATAAAAATTACCGATTAGAATGAAGTTTTTgagtaaaagttggagaaaattagggAACAACATCTCTTAATTTTGAACGAggagagaaaagtggatgaaataaaagagcaaaagttggagaaaatcagagaaaatatctcttaatttttaaTGGAGAGAAAAAAGTggataaaataaagaaaacaatttatttaatgtgttttacttacttctttttaatttaccagattcgtatagattttgtaacaaatctattgatatattttgtaaactgaaaagtatcgtcatgttctgtaaatataccctcttactatgtacatatatgttttttggcCAATTAAATAAGGAAAAACTTGCAAAAAATTGTAGGGAGCCATACCGTTTCTCACATTAAGTAAAAAAAACTCTGATTTGTTTTATCTGACGCCGTTTAATAGAAAAAAATGtccagtcaaacctctctatgaCAAAATCATTGGGTTTGAAGTTTTTTGGCTGTTATAGAGAATTGTTATTATACACTTATAACAACATTTGTCATTTAAATAATAGTTGGCAGTTATAGACAAAAAAaagcataaaatctaattttttattttttaatgttataaaaaattaacaaaattaTTTAGATTTTAAATCTCAAACATATGCATATTTCACTACTTAGACATTAAAGAAACATAACACAATTTTAATAAATTCATAATTGAATGTATAAAGTTTTAAGCTCTAAGTCACACATTTTAAATCTActtgaaaattaaattctttcaagaACGATGAAAGAAATTTATAATTGTAGCTGATTTCATAGGTTCCATTTTAAAAGGGTTAGGAATCAAAGATTTGTCCCTAAAGAATAGAATAGGATTCATACTCCTTATTCACATTGTTTTcccttttaaaaattatttataaataaaaatagaaaacaatGAATTATTTAGATTATAAAGATGTATTCATACGTAATATTCTGTCATAAATGTGGTATATTAAAGTATCAAAATTAATATTTGGTTAAAGTCTCTACAATTATTATTGGTAATTAtagatattttatttttataaagatggttaattataatattacaaaaaaaaaaagatagctgTTATATGGGAATTTAATTTTATAGAGACTGTACTATTATAAAGTTGATCGTTCGTATTATAagtaaaatgttgttataaaaaaataaaatataacataaaaaattaatttcaaaAAAACTTAGCTATATAGAGATATGCTATTATATGCGGATTGTGAGACGTCTGAATGTGGTTTCAAATACTGAAGGTCAATAGAAATTGAAATACCGTAAGCGCGACAATTTCATAGAACTCCAAAATAAAATAAGTTGGTCGAGAAATAATAGAAGAGACCCGCGCAAAATTTTGTAACCTAAACCATCCATCCGTTTTTCACATTGACACGGCAAAGTAATGAAACTCTGTGCTGCAAGAAAATCCGTGCTTCATCTCCCCACACGGCCGAAGTCCGGCATTATTGCCGGCTTGAGACACTTGTCAAAGAAACCTCTTCCACCGCCGGCGATCGAAATAGTGTCCCTCCTCAAAACTACGGATCACAATGACTGGATTTCCAACTCACACCTTGTTGAATTTCTTAACGCATCTCCGTCCCATACTACCCTTCTCAAAATCACCCGTCAATTGGGTTCCACTGATAAAGCTTTACAATTCTTTGAATTCTTTAAAGCTCATAGTTCCTCGTTAAGTCCTTCTTCTATTTCCTTCACATTTCAAGCTATTCTTGAACAAGCAATGCGTGATGAGAAATCTAATGTGCCAACTAGGCTTTTTCAACTGTTTTCCTTCTCCAAAGACCAAAAAATCCCTTTATCCATCAATGCTGCGACTCTTCTTATACGATGTTTTGGGCGAGCTAAAATGCTTGACGAAATGATGTCTGTGTATAATGACCTTGACTCGGATTCAAGAAACACCAATGTGGTTAATTTGTTGTTAGATTGTTTATTTCGTGGAGGGAGTACTGATGATGGGTTCAAGGTGCTCGACCAAATGCTCGAAAGAGATAGCGGTTTTCCGCCGAATAATAGTACGTTGGATATTGTTCTCTCTGTTATGTGGAAGAGAAATTGGGTTGGGACAAGGATGAGTGTGGAGGAAATTTGTGGACTTCTTGTGAGATTTTTCGAACGCGGCGCGTTCTTGGATGATGTGTGGTTTACTAAATTGATTACCATGTTTTGTCGAAGCGGGAAGTGCGATAAGGCTTGGGACCTTTTGCATGATATGATGAGGTTGGGTGGTCAGGTGGAAGCTCCTTCGTTCAACGCCCTTTTGAGCGGGTTAGGCCGAGACCGTGATTTTCAAAAGATGAATTTGCTTATGAATGAGATGAAGGAAAAGGAAATTAAACCGAATGTTGTGACATTCGGGATTCTCATCAATCATTTATGCAAAAGTTACAGGGTCGACGAGGCATTGCACGTGTTTGAGAAGATGGGAGGGAGTGAAAGTGATGGCATTCTTGTTAAGCCAGACCGTGTTATCTACAATACATTGATTGATGGGCTATGCAAGGTAGGGAAGCAAGAAGAAGGGTTTAAATTGATGGAGAAGATGAGGTTGGAGAGTGGATATGAACCTAATACTGTTACCTATAATTGCTTGATTGATGGTTTCTGCAAAGCGGGCGAGATTGAGAGGTCAAACGACCTTTTTGACCAGATGAAAAAGGACGGGGTTGGGGCAAATGTGATTACTCTGAATACTTTGCTAGATGGAATGTGTAAGCATGGGAGAGTTAGCAAAGCTATGGGACTTTTTGCTGAGATGCAAGAGAAGGGTTTAAAAGGGAATTCGATTACTTACACCATCCTCATTACTTCTTTTTGTAGTGTCAACAATATTGACAAAGCAATGAGTTTGTTTAATGAAATGTCAGAAAATAGGTGTTCCCCTGATGCCAAAGTATACTACAGTTTGATTTTGGGCCTTTGTCAGGCTGGAAGAATGGATGACGCCTCCTGTGTTGCTTCAAAGGCGAAAGAAGCTGGGTTTGGCTTGGATATTATCTGCTACAATGCTCTGATTGGGGGGCTTTGTAGGAAAAATAAGATTGATGAAGCTCATAAGATGCTTAAAGATATGGAGGAGTCAGGTATCAAACCTGACCGTTACACCTACAACACTTTGATATCATATTTCAGCGAGAAGGGGCAATTTTCAACTGCCCATAGAGTTATGAAGAGGATGATTGATGATGGTTATTTACCTAATGTTGTTACATATGGAGCATTAATTAATGCATATTGCTTAGCTGGAGAGCTTGATGAAGCTATGAAAATATTCAAGAATATGAGTTCTGCTACTAATGTGCCACCAAACACAGTCATATACAATATTTTGATAGACACACTCTGCAAGAGTGACAAAGTAGAAGCTGCTATGTCTTTGTTGGGTGATATGAAGGACAAAGGGGTAAGACCAAATACCATAACATACAATGCCCTCTTTAAAGGTCTTCAGGAAAGGAATTGGGTGGAAAAAGCATTTGAAATAATGGACCAAATGACTGAAAATGCATGTAATCCTGACTACATTACCATGGAAGTCCTAACACAATGGCTTTCTGACATTGGTGAAATAGAAAAGTTGCGAAG
The sequence above is a segment of the Lycium barbarum isolate Lr01 chromosome 6, ASM1917538v2, whole genome shotgun sequence genome. Coding sequences within it:
- the LOC132645526 gene encoding pentatricopeptide repeat-containing protein At3g61520, mitochondrial, yielding MKLCAARKSVLHLPTRPKSGIIAGLRHLSKKPLPPPAIEIVSLLKTTDHNDWISNSHLVEFLNASPSHTTLLKITRQLGSTDKALQFFEFFKAHSSSLSPSSISFTFQAILEQAMRDEKSNVPTRLFQLFSFSKDQKIPLSINAATLLIRCFGRAKMLDEMMSVYNDLDSDSRNTNVVNLLLDCLFRGGSTDDGFKVLDQMLERDSGFPPNNSTLDIVLSVMWKRNWVGTRMSVEEICGLLVRFFERGAFLDDVWFTKLITMFCRSGKCDKAWDLLHDMMRLGGQVEAPSFNALLSGLGRDRDFQKMNLLMNEMKEKEIKPNVVTFGILINHLCKSYRVDEALHVFEKMGGSESDGILVKPDRVIYNTLIDGLCKVGKQEEGFKLMEKMRLESGYEPNTVTYNCLIDGFCKAGEIERSNDLFDQMKKDGVGANVITLNTLLDGMCKHGRVSKAMGLFAEMQEKGLKGNSITYTILITSFCSVNNIDKAMSLFNEMSENRCSPDAKVYYSLILGLCQAGRMDDASCVASKAKEAGFGLDIICYNALIGGLCRKNKIDEAHKMLKDMEESGIKPDRYTYNTLISYFSEKGQFSTAHRVMKRMIDDGYLPNVVTYGALINAYCLAGELDEAMKIFKNMSSATNVPPNTVIYNILIDTLCKSDKVEAAMSLLGDMKDKGVRPNTITYNALFKGLQERNWVEKAFEIMDQMTENACNPDYITMEVLTQWLSDIGEIEKLRSFVEGYEVSTSTA